One Cedecea neteri DNA segment encodes these proteins:
- a CDS encoding diguanylate cyclase: MLSERRKPTSDLELRLAMMRQRSVTISTCWFLWLNLLFSAFIFGRDIFTPLRESAVTVRFQHLLDGTMIVISMLCAATLFIVNMVDNKQSEPLRVFTHRVIALLSPCWALGFFILLSEHDVRTVFPFTSLLIFSALISLYSDTRALYAFVIPIWLVAFAGNFFYPADDVIFLSLIFLLVAAVFESGRRILHGWCRLAMQRELENNALIHQLKSLANRDPLTGIANRRSFQLLLDKSVQRGQQMNTSLSLIMVDVDHFKNYNDRYGHLAGDECLIRVAQILEASVRHHRDLVARFGGEEFIILLPGASSEEAVLVAQRIQRNLAQAALEHSASPVNPAVTVSLGIAGWSKEISTSRLIAEADAALYSAKAQGRNRWHRYGVENSARVDEPVEG; this comes from the coding sequence ATGTTATCAGAGCGACGTAAGCCCACCTCGGATCTGGAATTACGCCTGGCCATGATGCGCCAGCGTTCCGTCACCATTAGCACCTGTTGGTTTCTCTGGCTCAACCTGCTGTTCTCTGCGTTTATATTCGGGCGAGATATCTTCACGCCGCTGCGTGAATCTGCAGTAACCGTTCGTTTTCAGCATCTGCTCGACGGCACCATGATAGTGATATCTATGCTTTGCGCGGCCACGCTTTTTATTGTCAACATGGTCGACAATAAGCAAAGCGAGCCGCTGCGAGTCTTTACTCACCGCGTGATAGCGCTGCTCAGTCCCTGCTGGGCATTGGGCTTTTTTATTTTGCTGTCGGAGCATGATGTCAGAACTGTGTTTCCTTTTACCTCGCTGCTGATTTTTTCCGCGCTGATTTCGCTCTATTCCGACACACGGGCGCTCTATGCCTTCGTGATTCCGATCTGGCTGGTGGCGTTTGCCGGGAATTTTTTCTACCCGGCAGATGACGTTATATTTCTTAGCCTTATTTTCCTGCTTGTCGCCGCTGTTTTTGAATCGGGCCGGCGTATTTTGCACGGCTGGTGCCGGCTGGCCATGCAGCGGGAGCTGGAAAACAACGCGCTGATTCATCAGTTAAAATCGCTGGCAAACAGAGATCCTCTGACCGGCATCGCTAACCGCCGCAGCTTTCAGTTGTTGCTGGATAAAAGCGTGCAGCGCGGCCAGCAGATGAATACTTCGCTGTCGCTTATCATGGTAGACGTGGATCATTTTAAAAATTACAACGACCGCTATGGTCATCTGGCCGGCGACGAATGCCTGATTCGCGTCGCACAGATTCTGGAGGCATCTGTCCGCCACCACCGGGATCTCGTGGCTCGTTTCGGTGGCGAAGAGTTTATTATTCTGCTGCCGGGCGCCAGCAGCGAAGAGGCCGTGTTGGTTGCGCAACGCATCCAGCGTAACCTGGCCCAGGCCGCGCTTGAACACAGCGCTTCGCCCGTGAATCCAGCGGTAACGGTGAGTCTGGGAATAGCCGGCTGGTCAAAAGAAATCAGCACATCCCGGTTGATTGCAGAGGCAGATGCCGCGCTGTATTCGGCTAAAGCTCAGGGGCGAAACCGCTGGCACCGCTACGGCGTGGAAAACAGTGCCCGAGTCGATGAGCCTGTCGAGGGATAA
- a CDS encoding DksA/TraR family C4-type zinc finger protein gives MASGWANDGAVQEQIDSTVDDAVARARSELPKGESLEYCEECGERIPEARRKAIQGVRLCISCQQAEDAHRATFSGYNRRGSKDSQLR, from the coding sequence ATGGCATCAGGTTGGGCCAATGACGGCGCCGTTCAGGAGCAAATCGACAGTACCGTGGACGACGCCGTGGCCAGAGCGCGCAGCGAGCTACCGAAGGGCGAAAGCCTTGAGTACTGTGAAGAATGCGGCGAACGCATTCCGGAAGCACGGCGCAAAGCGATTCAGGGCGTGCGGTTGTGTATTAGCTGCCAACAGGCGGAAGATGCGCACCGGGCCACGTTCTCAGGCTATAACCGACGTGGCTCGAAAGACAGCCAGTTACGTTAG
- a CDS encoding peptide ABC transporter substrate-binding protein, protein MKKSLSFSCCALAVAAMLQSAWAADVPAGTKLASSQELVRHIKDEPASLDPIKAVGLPEIQVIRDLFEGLVNQNEKGELVPGVATKWQSNDNRIWTFTLRDNARWSDGTPVTAQDFVYSWQRLVDPKNTSSFAWFAALAGITNAQAIIDGKLPADQLGVTAVDAKTLRVQLDKPVPFFPGLAANFAFYPTPKAVVEKLGNEWTKPGNLVGNGAFTLQDRVVNEKLVVVPNKNYWDNGKTVLTKVTFIPINQESAATKRYLAGDIDITESFPKNLYQKLLKDIPGQVYTPPQLGTYYYAFNTQKGPTADARVRLALSMTIDRRLMAEKVLGTGEKPAWRFTPDVTAGFKPDRSLFEDMSQQELNAQAKMLLRAAGYGDAKPLKLTLLYNTSENHQKIAIAVASMWKKNLGVDVKLQNQEWKTYIDSRNTGNFDVIRASWVGDYNEPSTFLSLLTSTHSGNISRFNSPEYDKLLSQAAQETTDKARNADYNAAEKIIQEKAPIAPIYQYTNGRLIKPWLKGYPINNPEDVAYSRTMYIIKH, encoded by the coding sequence ATGAAAAAAAGCCTCAGTTTTAGCTGTTGTGCGTTGGCCGTGGCCGCCATGCTGCAAAGCGCCTGGGCGGCGGATGTTCCTGCGGGAACGAAGCTGGCGAGCAGTCAGGAGTTAGTCAGACATATTAAAGATGAACCCGCGAGCCTGGATCCTATCAAAGCGGTTGGTCTGCCGGAAATTCAGGTTATTCGCGATTTATTTGAAGGCCTGGTTAACCAAAACGAAAAGGGCGAGCTGGTGCCGGGTGTTGCCACCAAATGGCAAAGCAACGATAACCGCATCTGGACGTTTACGCTCCGCGACAACGCCCGTTGGTCCGATGGAACGCCTGTTACCGCCCAGGATTTTGTTTACAGCTGGCAGCGCCTGGTTGACCCTAAAAATACCTCTTCGTTTGCCTGGTTTGCCGCGCTGGCGGGTATCACCAACGCCCAGGCAATTATCGACGGGAAATTGCCCGCAGACCAGCTAGGCGTTACCGCCGTGGATGCTAAAACGCTGCGTGTACAGCTCGATAAACCCGTGCCATTTTTCCCTGGCCTGGCAGCAAACTTTGCCTTCTACCCCACGCCTAAAGCGGTCGTCGAAAAATTAGGTAATGAGTGGACGAAACCCGGCAATCTTGTGGGCAACGGCGCATTTACGCTGCAGGACCGCGTGGTGAACGAGAAGCTGGTTGTGGTGCCGAATAAAAACTACTGGGACAACGGGAAAACGGTGCTGACCAAAGTGACCTTTATCCCTATCAACCAGGAGTCTGCGGCAACCAAGCGTTACCTGGCGGGTGATATCGACATCACCGAGTCTTTCCCGAAAAACCTCTACCAGAAACTGCTGAAAGACATTCCAGGGCAGGTTTATACGCCGCCGCAGCTTGGCACTTATTACTACGCGTTTAACACGCAAAAAGGGCCGACGGCAGATGCTCGCGTTCGCCTCGCCCTGAGTATGACCATCGACCGCCGTCTGATGGCCGAGAAAGTATTGGGCACGGGAGAGAAACCGGCCTGGCGCTTTACGCCTGACGTTACCGCGGGCTTTAAGCCGGACCGCTCTCTGTTTGAAGACATGAGCCAGCAGGAGCTGAACGCCCAGGCGAAAATGCTGCTGCGTGCCGCCGGCTATGGCGATGCCAAACCGCTGAAATTGACGCTGTTGTACAACACTTCCGAAAACCACCAGAAGATTGCGATTGCCGTTGCGTCAATGTGGAAGAAAAATCTGGGCGTTGACGTGAAGCTGCAAAATCAGGAGTGGAAAACCTACATCGACAGCCGCAACACCGGCAATTTCGACGTCATTCGTGCGTCATGGGTAGGGGATTACAATGAACCTTCTACTTTCCTGTCGCTGCTAACTTCCACTCACAGCGGCAATATTTCACGCTTCAATTCCCCGGAATACGACAAGCTGCTGTCTCAGGCAGCGCAGGAAACCACCGACAAAGCGCGGAATGCGGATTACAATGCCGCCGAAAAAATCATTCAGGAAAAAGCGCCCATCGCGCCAATCTACCAGTACACCAACGGCCGCCTGATCAAACCGTGGCTGAAGGGCTACCCGATCAACAACCCGGAAGACGTGGCCTACAGCCGCACGATGTATATTATCAAACACTAA
- the mpaA gene encoding murein tripeptide amidase MpaA: MPTTRPRPQRGHLPPGCERYGKSVLGAPLLYFPATQTEERGGLIIAGTHGDENAAMVALSCALRTLEPQFRRHHVVLAVNPDGCQLGLRANAHGVDLNRNFPAANWKAGDTVYRWNSSADKRDVVLSTGQTPGSEPETTALCQLIHQLQPAWVVSFHDPLGCIEDPHSSALGHWLAEAFALPLVTSVGYETPGSFGSWCADLGLPCITAEFPPISADEASERYLRAMTDLLHWHR; encoded by the coding sequence ATGCCCACGACCCGCCCTCGCCCCCAGCGCGGCCATCTGCCGCCGGGCTGTGAACGCTACGGCAAATCGGTATTAGGTGCGCCGCTGCTCTATTTCCCCGCGACTCAAACAGAAGAACGCGGTGGGCTTATCATTGCCGGTACTCACGGGGATGAAAACGCCGCGATGGTGGCGCTATCATGCGCCTTGAGAACGCTTGAGCCGCAGTTCAGGCGGCACCATGTCGTGCTGGCGGTGAACCCGGACGGCTGCCAGCTTGGCCTGCGCGCCAACGCGCACGGCGTCGACCTGAACCGCAACTTCCCGGCGGCCAACTGGAAAGCTGGCGATACCGTCTACCGCTGGAACAGCAGCGCGGACAAGCGTGACGTGGTGCTTTCTACCGGGCAAACGCCGGGTTCCGAGCCGGAAACCACCGCGTTGTGCCAGCTTATTCATCAGTTGCAGCCCGCCTGGGTAGTCTCTTTTCACGATCCGCTGGGCTGTATTGAAGATCCGCACAGCTCCGCACTGGGGCACTGGCTGGCGGAAGCCTTTGCGCTGCCGCTGGTGACCAGCGTTGGCTACGAAACGCCGGGGTCATTCGGCAGCTGGTGTGCCGATTTAGGTCTGCCGTGCATTACGGCTGAGTTCCCGCCGATATCAGCCGATGAGGCCAGCGAGCGCTATCTGCGGGCGATGACTGACCTTTTGCACTGGCACAGGTAA
- the ycjG gene encoding L-Ala-D/L-Glu epimerase: MRTVKVYQEAWPLHTPFVISRGTRSEAVVVVVEIEEDGIKGVGECTPYPRYGESDASVLAQITTVLSQLERGMTRAELQQALPAGAARNAIDSALWDLEARQKHTTISALNAVELPEMVTTAQTVTIAAPEQMAASAALLWQKGARLLKVKLDDRLITERMVAIRAAVPEAILIVDANESWRSDGLAARCQLLADLNVAMLEQPLPAGDDDALANFIHPLPICADESCHTRSSLPALVGRYDMVNVKLDKTGGLTEALLLAQAAREQGFDVMLGCMLCTSRAIAAALPLAAKVRFADLDGPTWLAVDVEPSLHFETGKLYP; the protein is encoded by the coding sequence ATGAGAACAGTGAAAGTTTACCAGGAAGCCTGGCCGCTCCATACACCATTTGTGATATCGCGTGGAACCCGCAGCGAGGCGGTTGTTGTGGTGGTGGAAATTGAAGAAGACGGCATAAAAGGCGTCGGTGAATGCACGCCATACCCGCGCTATGGCGAAAGCGATGCTTCGGTGCTGGCCCAAATCACCACGGTACTTTCACAGCTTGAGCGCGGTATGACGCGTGCTGAATTACAGCAGGCTCTTCCGGCTGGGGCGGCTCGGAACGCCATTGACAGCGCACTTTGGGACCTGGAAGCCCGCCAGAAACACACCACGATATCAGCCCTGAATGCGGTCGAATTGCCAGAAATGGTGACCACGGCGCAAACCGTGACGATCGCCGCCCCTGAACAAATGGCTGCCTCAGCGGCGTTGCTTTGGCAGAAGGGGGCGCGTTTGCTCAAGGTAAAACTGGACGATCGCCTTATCACCGAACGAATGGTGGCCATCCGGGCGGCGGTGCCGGAAGCCATTTTGATTGTGGATGCCAACGAGTCCTGGCGCAGCGATGGCCTGGCCGCCCGCTGCCAGCTGCTGGCCGATCTCAACGTGGCGATGCTGGAACAGCCGCTACCGGCGGGGGATGATGATGCGCTGGCGAATTTTATTCACCCGCTGCCGATTTGCGCCGACGAAAGCTGCCACACCCGCAGCAGCCTGCCGGCGCTTGTCGGACGCTACGACATGGTGAACGTTAAGCTCGATAAAACCGGGGGGTTAACAGAGGCATTATTGCTGGCTCAGGCCGCGCGGGAACAGGGTTTTGATGTCATGCTTGGCTGTATGCTCTGCACATCCCGCGCCATTGCCGCCGCTTTACCGCTGGCGGCTAAGGTGCGCTTTGCCGACCTCGATGGCCCCACCTGGCTTGCCGTTGATGTGGAGCCATCGCTGCATTTTGAAACGGGCAAACTGTATCCCTAA
- the tpx gene encoding thiol peroxidase → MSQTVHFQGNPVKVAGQIPQTGSKAAAFSLVAKDLSDVALSQFAGKRKVLNVFPSIDTGVCAASVRKFNQLATELDNTVVLCISADLPFAQSRFCGAEGLNNVVTLSTLRNPEFQQTYGVSIAEGALKGLTARAVVVINENDEVIFSELVNEITTEPDYAAALEVLKA, encoded by the coding sequence ATGTCACAAACCGTTCATTTCCAGGGCAACCCGGTCAAGGTTGCAGGTCAGATCCCACAGACGGGCAGCAAAGCCGCCGCCTTCTCTCTGGTCGCGAAAGATCTTTCTGACGTTGCGCTGAGCCAGTTTGCCGGCAAACGTAAAGTGCTGAATGTTTTCCCAAGCATCGACACCGGCGTGTGTGCCGCGTCCGTGCGCAAATTCAACCAGCTGGCTACCGAGCTGGATAACACCGTTGTGCTGTGTATTTCTGCCGACCTGCCGTTCGCTCAGTCCCGTTTCTGCGGCGCTGAAGGCCTGAACAACGTTGTCACCCTGTCCACCCTGCGTAACCCTGAGTTCCAGCAGACTTACGGCGTCAGCATTGCCGAAGGCGCGCTGAAAGGCCTGACCGCACGTGCGGTAGTGGTTATCAATGAAAACGATGAAGTGATCTTCAGCGAGCTGGTGAATGAAATCACCACCGAGCCGGATTACGCTGCGGCACTGGAAGTGCTGAAGGCTTAA